A part of Desulfobacter sp. genomic DNA contains:
- a CDS encoding carboxyl transferase, with translation MKFKAAMDTLADKERNTLAMGGTEKIARQHDKGRYTARERIDKLLDPDSFFEVGRFAHSDMPGMEEKTPADSKIAGYGKIHGRQVAVTANDFTVMAATSSRIAGKKEYQIKTYGAAKGLPVIYLGEAGGARMPDIMGAKGLTSFGGGGFTSFVDIMSRVRKNLFISAIMGECYGMPTWMACLSDFVVQVRGAAMGVSGPRVLELALGENISDEELGGVGVHGEITGNIDRIAENEDHCFALIRQFLSYMPSHREAAPPVYSVPQGSGERMPDILSLIPEKRNRAYDMAKVLECIADRDSLFELKPDFGKSVLTVLGRINGSTVGFIANQPMFMAGAMDTQGIDKVLSFLCLCDTYNIPLLFFHDIPGFLVGREAERRKVAAKVMNFMNALGQVTVPKIGVIVRKTYGMAFWNMAGTGCGTDFLVAWPSAEMSFVDPVIAANVVFGSGEAKADEKEALISTLIDGTSPFEAAGAYDIHDVIDPRTTRDYIIRALEISRGAPSHGIGEHRLANWPTKF, from the coding sequence ATGAAATTTAAGGCAGCCATGGACACCCTGGCCGACAAAGAACGGAACACCCTGGCCATGGGCGGCACTGAAAAAATCGCCCGGCAGCATGATAAAGGGCGGTACACGGCCAGGGAGAGAATTGACAAGCTGCTGGATCCGGATTCTTTTTTTGAGGTCGGCCGTTTCGCCCATTCAGACATGCCGGGCATGGAGGAGAAAACCCCGGCAGACTCAAAAATCGCAGGATACGGCAAAATCCACGGACGGCAGGTGGCGGTCACTGCCAATGACTTTACCGTCATGGCCGCCACCTCAAGCAGAATCGCCGGCAAAAAAGAATACCAGATCAAAACCTACGGTGCGGCCAAGGGGCTGCCCGTCATTTACCTGGGCGAGGCCGGGGGGGCCCGCATGCCCGATATCATGGGCGCCAAAGGGTTGACCTCTTTCGGCGGCGGCGGATTCACCTCCTTTGTCGACATCATGAGCCGGGTCAGAAAAAACCTTTTTATCTCAGCCATCATGGGGGAATGCTACGGCATGCCCACCTGGATGGCCTGCCTGTCCGACTTTGTGGTCCAGGTCAGGGGAGCGGCCATGGGGGTCTCCGGTCCACGGGTGCTGGAACTTGCCCTGGGGGAAAATATCTCGGATGAGGAACTGGGCGGCGTAGGGGTACACGGGGAGATCACAGGGAACATCGACCGGATTGCAGAAAACGAGGACCATTGTTTTGCCCTTATCCGGCAATTCTTAAGCTATATGCCATCCCACAGAGAGGCAGCTCCGCCGGTATACAGCGTTCCCCAGGGATCGGGAGAGCGGATGCCGGACATCCTTTCTCTGATCCCGGAAAAACGGAACCGGGCCTATGACATGGCAAAAGTGCTGGAATGCATAGCGGACAGGGACAGCCTTTTTGAACTCAAACCCGATTTCGGCAAATCCGTCCTCACGGTGCTCGGACGGATAAACGGAAGCACCGTGGGGTTTATCGCCAACCAGCCCATGTTCATGGCCGGTGCAATGGATACCCAGGGCATTGATAAGGTGCTCAGCTTTTTATGCCTCTGCGACACCTATAATATTCCCCTGCTCTTTTTCCACGATATCCCCGGATTCCTTGTGGGCCGGGAGGCAGAACGCAGGAAGGTGGCCGCCAAGGTCATGAACTTCATGAATGCCCTGGGGCAGGTCACTGTCCCCAAAATCGGGGTCATCGTCCGGAAGACATACGGCATGGCCTTCTGGAACATGGCCGGAACAGGATGCGGGACGGATTTTCTGGTGGCCTGGCCCTCGGCAGAAATGAGTTTTGTGGACCCTGTGATTGCGGCAAATGTGGTATTTGGTTCAGGTGAAGCCAAGGCCGATGAAAAAGAGGCCCTCATATCGACCCTGATTGACGGGACCTCTCCTTTTGAGGCCGCCGGTGCATATGATATCCACGACGT